In the genome of Photobacterium sp. TLY01, one region contains:
- a CDS encoding dihydrolipoamide acetyltransferase family protein, translated as MTRQTFDIVMPALGADMRDGMLTEWLVAEGDHVNKGDSIAVIETNKGAIEMESYHTGTISRLLVQPMSTLPVGSILANIDLDAETDAGTISETPAPKQPSPQRQDKPQAAPAPAPDGIKAASARAHAIAPLASPVVRAMARQQQLNLQSITGSGPLGAILLRDLNKAHQTQQGSDAETPAISPATRTTDADANRRNQAAMRAAIGAAMEKSKREIPHYYLSHDVDLSAAQQWLSDQNAGRDPEDRLLLPALLIKAVATLLPHFPTLNGFYQNGSFEQAQAIHIGMVISLREGGLMVPAIHHADQLSLDDTMLALRDISLRSRTGRLRSSELTDATITMTNIGDRGCDSVFGVIYPPQVAILGFGRLRQSPQVKNNQIEICDTLTASLSADHRVSDGIIGAKFLYALSQQLQQPEQL; from the coding sequence ATGACTCGCCAAACCTTCGACATTGTGATGCCTGCACTGGGTGCCGATATGCGTGACGGCATGCTCACAGAATGGCTGGTTGCAGAGGGCGATCATGTCAATAAAGGTGACTCGATCGCCGTGATTGAAACCAATAAAGGTGCGATTGAGATGGAAAGCTACCATACCGGCACCATCAGCCGGCTTTTGGTACAACCAATGTCCACACTGCCCGTCGGGTCCATTCTGGCCAACATCGATCTCGACGCTGAAACTGACGCAGGCACAATTAGCGAGACACCGGCACCTAAACAGCCATCGCCCCAGAGACAGGATAAACCTCAGGCAGCTCCCGCCCCTGCACCCGATGGAATCAAAGCGGCCTCCGCACGCGCTCACGCGATCGCTCCCCTAGCTTCGCCTGTTGTCCGGGCGATGGCGCGACAACAACAGCTGAATCTGCAGAGCATCACAGGTTCTGGTCCGTTGGGTGCTATTTTATTGCGGGATCTGAACAAGGCGCATCAAACTCAGCAAGGCAGTGACGCAGAAACACCAGCAATATCACCCGCAACCAGGACAACAGACGCTGACGCCAACCGCCGTAATCAAGCCGCCATGCGAGCAGCGATTGGCGCTGCAATGGAAAAATCCAAACGGGAAATTCCCCATTACTATCTGAGCCATGACGTCGATCTCAGCGCGGCACAGCAATGGCTGAGCGATCAGAATGCCGGACGGGATCCCGAAGATCGCTTGCTGTTACCGGCCCTGCTCATCAAGGCCGTCGCCACGCTTCTGCCTCACTTTCCGACGCTGAACGGGTTCTACCAAAATGGGAGCTTTGAGCAGGCTCAAGCCATTCATATTGGTATGGTGATCAGCCTGCGGGAAGGGGGGCTGATGGTGCCTGCCATTCATCACGCTGATCAGCTCTCACTCGATGACACCATGCTGGCGCTCAGGGATATCAGTCTTCGCAGCCGCACCGGCCGGCTTCGCAGCTCTGAGCTGACCGATGCCACCATCACGATGACCAATATCGGCGATCGGGGCTGTGACAGTGTATTTGGCGTGATCTACCCGCCGCAGGTCGCGATCCTCGGCTTTGGTCGCTTACGTCAGTCACCTCAGGTGAAAAACAATCAGATTGAAATCTGCGATACCCTGACGGCTTCGCTCAGTGCTGACCACAGGGTCAGCGACGGCATCATCGGAGCCAAATTTCTTTATGCGCTGTCCCAGCAATTACAACAACCGGAGCAATTATGA
- a CDS encoding alpha-ketoacid dehydrogenase subunit beta, producing the protein MVSETMSYREALRAGLEEALIQDPRVFLMGEDVGRYGGCYAVSKGLLAQFGAERIIDTPLCESGFVGVGIGAALGGMRPIVEIMTVNFSLLAMDQIVNTAATLRHMSGGQFNVPLVIRMACGAGRQLAAQHSHSWENFYAHIPGLKVLSPATHSDARYMLGQALADPDPVLIFEHVMLLNEPGTVPENPDAPMDKALIRRLGTDISLMTYGGNLPKALAAAEQLQQDGVSAEVVDLRCLRPLDKTTLLESVSKTHRAVIIDEGWQTGSLAGEISAIIIEAGFWHLDAPVKRVCSAEVPIPYPRHLEQAALPQVEQIVATAKAVMEGR; encoded by the coding sequence ATGGTTTCAGAAACAATGAGCTACCGGGAAGCATTACGCGCCGGCCTGGAAGAAGCACTGATTCAGGATCCCCGGGTCTTCCTGATGGGTGAAGATGTCGGGCGGTATGGTGGCTGCTACGCCGTCAGTAAAGGACTGCTGGCCCAGTTTGGTGCTGAACGCATTATCGACACGCCACTGTGCGAATCAGGCTTTGTCGGTGTCGGCATTGGCGCGGCGCTTGGTGGAATGCGCCCGATTGTCGAGATTATGACGGTGAACTTCAGCCTGCTGGCGATGGACCAAATTGTCAATACGGCTGCGACCCTGCGTCATATGTCGGGTGGTCAGTTCAACGTCCCTTTGGTGATCCGCATGGCTTGCGGCGCTGGCAGGCAACTGGCCGCCCAACACTCACACAGCTGGGAAAATTTTTATGCCCATATCCCCGGCCTCAAAGTGCTGAGCCCGGCCACTCACAGTGATGCCAGATACATGCTGGGACAAGCGCTGGCTGATCCGGATCCTGTCCTGATTTTTGAGCACGTCATGCTGCTCAATGAACCCGGTACAGTGCCTGAAAACCCTGATGCACCAATGGACAAGGCGCTGATTCGCCGCCTGGGAACCGATATCAGTCTAATGACATATGGGGGCAACCTCCCGAAAGCGCTGGCTGCCGCTGAACAACTGCAACAAGACGGAGTCTCTGCGGAAGTGGTCGATCTGCGCTGCCTGCGCCCACTGGACAAAACGACATTGCTGGAGAGCGTCAGCAAAACTCATCGCGCCGTCATTATTGATGAAGGCTGGCAAACCGGCAGTCTGGCCGGGGAAATCAGTGCCATCATCATAGAAGCAGGATTCTGGCATCTGGATGCGCCGGTCAAACGGGTCTGTAGTGCGGAAGTGCCGATTCCCTATCCCCGACATCTGGAGCAGGCAGCCCTGCCTCAGGTTGAACAAATTGTCGCGACGGCCAAAGCCGTGATGGAAGGTCGCTGA
- the pdhA gene encoding pyruvate dehydrogenase (acetyl-transferring) E1 component subunit alpha: MISKLHIDRAHLRHQLKQMLRIRRFEEKCAELYALEKIRGFLHLYIGEEAVAVGVMSVLSADDQVVATYREHGHALARGVSMGSILAEMYGRTTGCSRGRGGSMHLFDRATHFYGGNAIVGGGLPLATGLALANKKMQRLALTACFFGEGAVAEGEFHESLNLAALWQLPVLFICENNNYAMGTALTLSESETNIARKADSYGIAAAQVDGMNVVDVEAATLEATEFIHKHQKPYLLECKTYRFRGHSSFDSQLYREKEEIALWEAKGPVKQLVQWMRNNSHLLDSELDELEKEVEAEIQAAVRFAEAGEWEPVEDLYRDVYSPRQTNS; the protein is encoded by the coding sequence ATGATCAGCAAGCTCCATATCGACCGTGCTCACTTGCGCCATCAACTCAAACAAATGCTCAGGATCCGCCGTTTTGAAGAGAAATGTGCTGAGCTCTATGCACTGGAGAAAATTCGTGGCTTTCTGCACCTCTATATCGGTGAAGAAGCCGTGGCCGTTGGTGTCATGAGCGTGCTGAGTGCCGATGATCAGGTCGTTGCAACCTACAGGGAACACGGCCATGCACTGGCCCGCGGGGTAAGCATGGGCAGTATCCTGGCTGAAATGTACGGCCGGACCACAGGCTGCAGTCGCGGACGCGGCGGGTCAATGCATCTGTTCGACCGGGCCACGCATTTTTATGGCGGCAATGCCATTGTCGGTGGCGGACTCCCTCTGGCGACAGGGTTAGCGTTAGCCAACAAAAAAATGCAGCGTCTGGCGCTGACGGCCTGCTTTTTTGGTGAAGGTGCCGTTGCTGAAGGTGAATTTCATGAGAGCCTCAATCTGGCGGCTTTGTGGCAGTTGCCTGTGTTGTTTATCTGCGAAAACAACAACTACGCCATGGGCACTGCCCTGACTCTGTCTGAGTCCGAAACCAATATCGCCAGAAAAGCCGATAGCTACGGGATTGCCGCCGCGCAGGTGGATGGCATGAATGTGGTCGATGTGGAGGCCGCCACCCTGGAAGCGACGGAGTTCATTCACAAACATCAAAAGCCCTATCTGCTCGAATGTAAAACATACCGTTTTCGGGGTCACTCCAGCTTCGACAGTCAGCTCTACCGTGAAAAAGAAGAAATAGCCCTGTGGGAAGCAAAAGGTCCGGTCAAACAACTGGTCCAATGGATGCGAAACAACAGTCATTTACTGGACAGTGAGCTGGACGAATTAGAAAAAGAGGTTGAAGCAGAAATTCAGGCTGCCGTCCGTTTTGCTGAAGCCGGGGAATGGGAACCGGTTGAAGATTTGTACCGGGATGTTTATAGCCCCCGGCAGACCAACAGTTAA
- the acsA gene encoding acetate--CoA ligase encodes MGHPLIKKSAKAALANLPDYRQCYDEFDRACPSGPQLTGLPDGGLNMCFEALDRHLNRPVADKLAIRWISKHDQVTDYSYRALCQLTSRFASIVSALGLPVGARIFSLLGRQPELYIAALGTLKAGCVFTPLFSAFGPEPIRSRMEIGEAQLLLTTLSLYRKKVKPWRNTLPNLKAVIVIDGDPGSEPGCYCLAELMQQANSDFPCVATQPEDMALLHFTSGTTGKPKGVIHVHQAVEYHQLSAYWALDLKPSDIYWCTADPGWVTGTSYGIIAPLCLGVTMIIDEAEFDTERWYRLLQQQQVTVWYTAPTAIRMLMKAGPDIRNQYDLSALRFIASVGEPLNPEAVIWGQTVLSVPFHDNWWQTETGGIMIANFASQDIKPGSMGRPLPGIEAVILSQNESGPDEVITTPMQVGELALKPGWPSMFRGYLHQEEKYQRSFAHGWYLSGDLAMQDEDGYFWFVGRKDDLIKSSGHLIGPFEVESALMEHEAVAEVGVIGKPDPVAGEIVKAFVTLKPGFTPDEALQKTLLGFARQRLGAAVAPKDIVFRRNLPKTRSGKIMRRLLKARELGLPEGDISTLESDEQ; translated from the coding sequence ATGGGGCATCCGCTAATTAAGAAATCAGCTAAGGCTGCGCTTGCCAATCTGCCAGATTACCGGCAGTGCTATGATGAATTTGATCGTGCTTGCCCCAGCGGGCCACAACTGACCGGGCTACCTGATGGTGGCCTGAATATGTGCTTTGAAGCGCTGGACCGTCACCTCAACCGTCCTGTCGCTGATAAACTCGCCATACGCTGGATCAGTAAACATGATCAGGTAACTGATTACAGTTATCGCGCTCTGTGTCAGCTCACCAGCCGCTTTGCCAGCATAGTCTCAGCCTTAGGATTACCGGTAGGTGCGCGTATCTTCAGCCTGCTCGGACGCCAGCCAGAACTCTACATTGCAGCGCTTGGCACCTTAAAAGCTGGCTGTGTTTTTACGCCGCTATTTTCTGCTTTCGGTCCTGAACCCATTCGTTCCCGTATGGAAATCGGTGAAGCCCAGTTACTACTGACGACCCTTAGCTTGTATCGCAAAAAAGTGAAACCGTGGCGAAACACCCTGCCAAATCTGAAAGCTGTCATTGTCATTGACGGCGACCCTGGATCCGAACCCGGCTGTTACTGCCTGGCGGAGCTCATGCAGCAAGCCAATTCCGACTTTCCTTGCGTCGCCACGCAACCCGAAGACATGGCGCTGCTGCACTTTACCAGCGGGACGACCGGCAAGCCGAAAGGTGTCATCCATGTGCATCAGGCCGTTGAGTACCACCAGTTATCGGCTTACTGGGCGCTGGATTTGAAACCCTCAGATATTTACTGGTGCACGGCCGATCCGGGCTGGGTCACCGGCACGTCCTACGGCATCATCGCCCCATTGTGCTTAGGTGTAACAATGATCATCGACGAGGCCGAGTTTGACACAGAGCGCTGGTATCGCCTGCTCCAGCAACAACAGGTGACTGTCTGGTATACCGCGCCAACCGCTATCCGGATGCTGATGAAAGCTGGCCCCGATATTCGAAATCAGTATGACCTTTCTGCCCTGCGTTTTATTGCCAGTGTCGGTGAACCGCTCAATCCTGAAGCCGTCATTTGGGGCCAGACTGTCTTGTCTGTCCCTTTTCATGACAACTGGTGGCAGACAGAAACCGGCGGCATCATGATTGCCAACTTTGCCAGTCAGGACATCAAACCCGGGTCTATGGGCCGCCCTCTTCCCGGTATTGAAGCGGTGATCCTCAGCCAGAATGAGAGCGGGCCGGACGAAGTGATCACCACACCGATGCAAGTTGGCGAACTTGCTCTCAAACCCGGCTGGCCATCCATGTTTCGCGGCTATCTGCATCAGGAAGAAAAATACCAGCGCAGCTTTGCTCACGGCTGGTACCTCAGCGGCGATCTGGCGATGCAGGATGAAGACGGCTATTTCTGGTTCGTCGGACGCAAAGATGATCTCATCAAGTCCTCCGGACATCTGATCGGTCCATTTGAGGTTGAAAGCGCTCTGATGGAACATGAAGCCGTGGCGGAAGTCGGTGTTATCGGTAAACCGGATCCCGTCGCGGGTGAAATCGTCAAAGCCTTTGTGACACTCAAACCCGGCTTTACACCCGATGAAGCACTGCAAAAAACCTTATTGGGTTTTGCCCGCCAGCGCCTGGGGGCTGCCGTGGCGCCTAAAGACATTGTTTTTCGCCGCAACCTGCCGAAAACCCGCAGCGGAAAAATCATGCGCCGGCTGCTGAAAGCCCGTGAACTCGGACTACCCGAAGGTGACATTTCAACTCTGGAGAGTGATGAACAATGA
- a CDS encoding ABC transporter ATP-binding protein yields MLRLVDLCKGYQDGNEFHAVLQGAELTLQRGEQVALMGESGSGKSTLLNLIAGLDKADQGEIWLAETPIHAVTERERTAFRRHHIGLIFQQFNLLPTLTTQDNIAFCRQLKGLPEKPELWRTIVSALDLKPLLKRYPEEMSGGQQQRAAIARALYMEPDILLADEPTGSLDERNARAVMGLLTGLCEQLNCSLLLVTHSKQVASHMNGSIVLKGGVLNAQPRL; encoded by the coding sequence ATGCTACGACTTGTTGATCTCTGCAAAGGGTATCAGGACGGCAATGAGTTTCATGCTGTACTCCAGGGCGCCGAACTGACACTGCAGCGGGGTGAGCAGGTTGCATTGATGGGGGAAAGCGGGTCAGGAAAAAGTACCTTGCTCAATCTGATTGCCGGGCTGGATAAGGCTGACCAAGGGGAAATCTGGCTGGCAGAGACCCCGATTCATGCCGTGACAGAGCGTGAGCGCACTGCGTTTCGCCGTCATCATATTGGTCTTATCTTTCAGCAGTTTAATCTGCTTCCTACCTTAACAACGCAAGACAATATTGCGTTCTGCCGTCAGTTGAAAGGCTTACCGGAAAAACCTGAATTGTGGCGAACGATTGTCTCTGCACTGGATTTAAAACCTTTGCTGAAACGATACCCTGAGGAAATGTCTGGGGGCCAGCAGCAACGGGCCGCCATTGCACGGGCCCTGTACATGGAACCCGACATCCTGCTGGCCGATGAACCGACAGGCAGCCTGGATGAGCGCAATGCCCGGGCCGTGATGGGATTGCTGACCGGGCTGTGTGAGCAGCTGAATTGCTCTTTACTGCTGGTGACTCACAGCAAGCAGGTTGCTTCTCATATGAACGGCAGCATCGTGCTCAAAGGGGGCGTACTGAATGCGCAGCCCCGTCTTTAA
- a CDS encoding FtsX-like permease family protein, whose protein sequence is MRSPVFNALWGHYRRHPLQVVLLLLGLMMGVALLVGVLAVNQQARASYRQGELLFDNPFQYAIRHHQAGMTVPQGFYIQLRRLGYQQCVPLDTHRIQTAEAGELTLAGIDPFVMLPFTQSNGQVTGALSLTQKPYPIWINRELAAIKGLREGQLLTLDSGESVGRLVLVGNNRIQGSRLLADMGLVRQLFPRSGFTAVLCGALSAQQQQDINTLLPGGLILTENDSAQLEPLTRAFHLNLFAMGMLAFVVGLFIFYQAMSLSFTQRQFLVGLLCQAGVTGRQLASALCIEVVIWLLIGVAGGNLLGLFLARQLLPSVAVTLSDLYQANIALTTGWHWQWGALSLVIAVLGTLLACGWPLMRLIRIQPIRLTAHMTMVRGSWREFIWQAGMSGVFMIAAVIVYFVDHSQFAGFVLIGCLLAAAGLIMPFLLWAAFKAIARWLKSPRLRWFFSDAAASLSYRGVAAMAFMLALAATIGMDTMVGSFRLATQSWLGQRLAADVYVQPATAQAAGIANWAAEQPEVTAVWWRWRQEVPAELKEHTLQVLSIGRSEGEKQSLPMKQYIDGYWSALQTNGTEKVFLASESLALKRGWQPGQRVDLPLRLGENWLMAGIYYDYGNPYSQIFVSDEQWHRLFQRDGKVSLAIHLNVDEHTSVFQESLEKKFALKPNQVRDNAQIMTQALAVFDRTFVVTATLGKLTLLVSIGGLFIATIAGELSRQRQFALLRCMGMTGKELALLGGGQLAAIGVLTAMIALPLGLLLAQLLIDVVLKYSFGWTMPVQFFPLQYLLTLGTALTALLLAGAWPVWRLVKRSAMLSLREAF, encoded by the coding sequence ATGCGCAGCCCCGTCTTTAATGCGTTGTGGGGGCATTACCGGCGCCACCCGCTGCAGGTAGTGCTTTTGCTACTGGGGCTAATGATGGGGGTTGCTCTGCTCGTCGGCGTGCTGGCTGTTAATCAGCAGGCCAGAGCGAGCTACAGGCAAGGCGAGCTGTTATTTGATAATCCGTTTCAGTATGCCATCCGGCATCATCAGGCAGGCATGACTGTGCCTCAGGGCTTTTATATTCAGCTAAGGCGACTGGGGTATCAGCAATGTGTTCCTCTCGACACGCACAGGATTCAGACGGCCGAAGCCGGTGAGCTGACGCTGGCTGGCATCGATCCGTTCGTGATGCTGCCGTTCACTCAGTCCAATGGCCAGGTGACAGGCGCACTGTCCCTGACACAAAAACCGTATCCGATATGGATAAACCGGGAACTGGCCGCGATAAAAGGACTGAGAGAGGGCCAGTTACTGACGCTGGATTCTGGCGAGTCAGTCGGACGCCTGGTGCTGGTGGGAAACAACCGGATTCAGGGTTCCCGCTTACTGGCGGACATGGGGCTGGTCAGGCAGTTATTTCCCCGCTCAGGATTTACTGCCGTCTTGTGCGGTGCATTGAGCGCTCAGCAACAACAGGACATCAACACCCTGCTGCCCGGCGGTTTGATCCTGACGGAAAACGACAGTGCGCAGCTGGAGCCGCTCACCCGGGCGTTTCACCTGAATTTGTTTGCTATGGGGATGCTGGCTTTTGTTGTCGGGTTGTTCATCTTCTATCAGGCGATGTCATTATCGTTCACCCAACGTCAGTTTCTGGTTGGCTTGCTCTGTCAGGCCGGGGTGACGGGCAGACAGCTGGCCAGCGCCTTGTGTATTGAAGTGGTCATCTGGCTGTTGATTGGTGTCGCAGGCGGTAACTTGCTGGGGCTGTTTCTGGCCCGTCAGCTATTGCCTTCTGTCGCCGTGACACTGAGTGATCTCTATCAGGCGAATATTGCGCTGACAACCGGATGGCACTGGCAATGGGGCGCGCTGAGTCTGGTTATCGCTGTTCTTGGCACCTTGCTGGCGTGCGGCTGGCCGCTGATGAGGCTGATCCGTATTCAGCCAATCAGGCTGACTGCGCATATGACTATGGTAAGAGGCAGCTGGCGGGAATTTATCTGGCAGGCCGGTATGTCCGGCGTATTTATGATTGCTGCTGTCATTGTCTACTTTGTCGATCACAGTCAGTTTGCCGGCTTTGTGCTGATTGGCTGTCTGCTAGCGGCGGCGGGTTTGATCATGCCATTTCTGTTGTGGGCGGCCTTTAAAGCCATTGCCAGATGGCTGAAGTCGCCCCGGTTGCGCTGGTTTTTCAGTGATGCAGCCGCCAGCCTGAGTTACCGGGGCGTAGCGGCGATGGCCTTTATGCTGGCTCTCGCAGCCACAATCGGTATGGATACCATGGTGGGTAGCTTTCGGCTGGCAACCCAGAGCTGGCTGGGCCAGAGGCTGGCTGCCGATGTCTATGTGCAGCCTGCCACGGCTCAGGCCGCAGGCATAGCAAACTGGGCCGCGGAACAGCCTGAAGTGACAGCAGTATGGTGGCGGTGGCGGCAGGAAGTCCCCGCTGAGCTGAAAGAGCACACCTTGCAGGTGCTCAGTATTGGCCGCTCAGAAGGTGAAAAACAATCGCTGCCCATGAAACAGTACATAGACGGCTACTGGTCGGCACTACAAACCAACGGCACAGAGAAAGTCTTCCTGGCCAGTGAATCTCTGGCGCTGAAAAGGGGATGGCAGCCTGGTCAGCGTGTTGATTTACCGTTAAGGCTGGGTGAGAACTGGCTGATGGCCGGGATTTATTATGATTACGGCAACCCGTACAGCCAGATCTTTGTGTCTGATGAGCAATGGCACCGCCTGTTTCAGCGGGATGGTAAAGTCAGTCTTGCCATCCACTTGAACGTGGATGAGCACACATCGGTTTTTCAGGAGAGTCTGGAGAAAAAATTTGCCCTGAAGCCCAATCAGGTTCGCGATAACGCACAGATTATGACCCAGGCGCTGGCGGTGTTTGACCGTACCTTCGTCGTCACAGCGACCCTGGGTAAACTCACGTTGCTGGTGTCTATCGGTGGCTTGTTCATAGCGACAATCGCGGGTGAGCTGTCGCGGCAGAGACAGTTTGCGCTATTACGCTGTATGGGCATGACAGGGAAAGAACTGGCCTTACTCGGCGGCGGGCAGCTCGCAGCGATTGGCGTGCTGACGGCAATGATTGCACTCCCCCTTGGCTTACTGCTGGCACAGTTGCTGATCGATGTGGTGCTCAAGTATTCCTTTGGCTGGACCATGCCCGTGCAGTTTTTTCCGCTTCAGTATCTGCTGACACTCGGGACGGCGCTGACCGCATTGCTGCTGGCCGGCGCCTGGCCGGTATGGCGTCTGGTCAAGCGCTCAGCCATGCTGTCGCTCAGGGAGGCATTCTGA
- a CDS encoding lipocalin-like domain-containing protein: MASGQALSHAVAQGGILMEVGALFQRLIFMLYLLSGITGCEPTGPENRTADILSQQSQTGFEQVLPGQPLVFPRDHLSHPGFRTEWWYLTANLETEQGQWIAVQWTLFRIATQPFAGSYNATGWQDTQRFMAHAVVTTSEKRWQAERFARGGIGQAGVEDKPYRLWLDNWRWQGLDSSPFPGTLTFADVSAGASMAATLNIRSYGNLVRQGEAGYSQKDPTDPRLASYYYSMPFLLLDGVVTLDGETMAVKGEGWFDREWSSQAMSEHQTGWDWFSLHLDDGRALMLYQLRSTQHDPFVFGSLSWPDGRSIALSSDQASLTPIATTTLSGRAFPIRWHLQVPAQQIDLDVQAQREDQLLPFLFQYWEGPVTASGSHHGQGFMELTGY, encoded by the coding sequence ATGGCGTCTGGTCAAGCGCTCAGCCATGCTGTCGCTCAGGGAGGCATTCTGATGGAGGTCGGTGCACTGTTTCAACGGCTTATCTTTATGCTGTACCTGTTGTCAGGGATAACAGGGTGTGAACCGACCGGGCCGGAAAACCGGACTGCGGACATTCTGTCGCAGCAGAGCCAGACAGGTTTTGAACAGGTCTTGCCCGGTCAGCCTCTGGTGTTTCCAAGGGATCATCTGAGTCATCCGGGGTTTCGCACCGAATGGTGGTATCTGACAGCCAATCTGGAAACCGAGCAGGGCCAGTGGATTGCGGTGCAATGGACTTTGTTTCGTATTGCCACTCAGCCTTTTGCAGGCTCTTACAACGCCACAGGTTGGCAAGATACGCAGCGGTTTATGGCGCATGCTGTGGTAACCACGTCAGAAAAACGCTGGCAGGCAGAGCGCTTTGCCCGCGGGGGGATAGGTCAGGCTGGCGTGGAAGACAAACCATACCGACTCTGGCTGGATAACTGGCGTTGGCAGGGGCTGGACTCATCACCGTTTCCCGGCACCCTGACATTTGCAGATGTCAGTGCAGGTGCCAGCATGGCCGCAACGCTCAATATCCGCAGTTACGGCAATCTGGTCAGACAGGGTGAGGCGGGTTACAGCCAGAAAGATCCCACGGATCCGCGGCTGGCATCTTACTACTACAGCATGCCATTTTTGTTGCTGGACGGGGTTGTGACACTGGACGGTGAGACAATGGCGGTGAAGGGGGAGGGCTGGTTTGACCGCGAATGGAGCAGTCAGGCGATGTCTGAGCATCAAACCGGCTGGGACTGGTTTTCTCTGCATCTGGACGACGGCCGCGCACTCATGCTCTATCAGCTCCGCAGTACTCAGCATGATCCTTTTGTCTTTGGTAGCCTGAGCTGGCCCGATGGCCGCTCAATCGCCTTGTCTTCAGATCAGGCGTCGCTCACCCCGATAGCAACAACCACGCTTTCCGGCCGGGCATTCCCGATCCGCTGGCATTTGCAAGTACCAGCACAGCAGATCGATCTTGATGTGCAGGCGCAAAGGGAAGACCAATTACTGCCGTTTCTTTTCCAGTATTGGGAAGGCCCGGTGACCGCGTCCGGCAGTCATCACGGACAAGGTTTCATGGAGCTGACCGGGTATTGA
- the cra gene encoding catabolite repressor/activator, which translates to MKLDEIARLAGVSRTTASYVINGKASQYRISEKTQQKVMAVVDEHNFKPDHAASALRAGSSRSLGLIIPDLENSSYAKLAKLLERDARKAGYQVIISCSDDEPETEMKVAQTLVGRRIDALIVASSLPADNDFYRQIQQAGVPVIAIDRGLDDEFFACVISEDHDGAYALTEQLIQDDTTSIGLIGAVPDLGISQQREMGFHAAIRDHRPDIAVKTLYGTHFSPEEGQRLLQTWIDSDQVPDSILMTSYSLFEGMLDCFLSHPELMTTTQLATFGDHRLLDFLPMRIHSLPQQFEDIADSALELALNATAGRYRAGVEVIPRQLKIR; encoded by the coding sequence ATGAAGTTAGATGAGATAGCCAGACTGGCAGGCGTTTCCCGTACAACGGCCAGCTATGTAATTAACGGCAAAGCCAGCCAGTACCGGATCAGTGAAAAGACCCAGCAAAAAGTCATGGCCGTGGTTGATGAACACAATTTCAAACCCGACCATGCTGCCAGCGCGCTGCGGGCAGGCAGCTCACGTTCACTTGGCCTGATCATCCCGGATCTGGAAAACTCCAGTTACGCAAAATTAGCCAAGCTGCTTGAGCGTGATGCCCGCAAAGCCGGCTATCAGGTGATTATCAGCTGTTCTGACGATGAGCCAGAGACCGAAATGAAAGTGGCGCAGACGCTGGTCGGACGGCGTATCGATGCCCTGATTGTGGCGAGCAGCTTACCTGCTGATAATGATTTTTACCGCCAGATCCAGCAAGCCGGTGTCCCGGTCATCGCGATTGACCGTGGCCTGGATGATGAGTTTTTTGCCTGTGTGATCAGTGAAGATCACGATGGAGCTTATGCGCTGACCGAGCAGCTCATTCAAGACGACACCACGTCGATTGGCCTGATTGGCGCCGTACCCGATCTGGGTATCTCGCAACAACGGGAAATGGGATTCCATGCCGCCATCCGTGATCACCGACCAGACATAGCAGTCAAAACGCTGTATGGCACTCACTTCAGTCCCGAAGAAGGCCAGCGTTTACTGCAGACCTGGATTGACAGCGATCAGGTGCCAGACAGTATTCTCATGACTTCCTACAGCTTGTTTGAAGGCATGCTGGACTGTTTTCTGTCCCACCCCGAGCTGATGACCACCACCCAACTGGCGACCTTTGGTGATCACAGATTGCTGGATTTTCTGCCCATGCGCATTCATTCTCTGCCACAGCAGTTTGAAGATATTGCTGACAGCGCACTGGAACTGGCGCTCAATGCCACCGCAGGCCGATACCGTGCCGGCGTCGAAGTGATTCCACGCCAGCTTAAAATTCGCTGA